A region of the Chryseobacterium cucumeris genome:
ATAACAAATTGGCAGAAGTAGTAGGTGAAGCACCTGAAAGAGGACATCCCAATCATTTTGGTGAATTGATTAGTTTTCAGACTCCCAACACCAAACTTGATTTCCTTTTTGGGGTTAAAGAATGGATCAGGCCGGCAGGAAATATATTACCTAACAAGCTTATCCCTATAAAAGGTATTGATTTAAATAACAAAACAAGAGAACAGATTGTTGAAGAACTTTAAAATTCTATGTGGTTGTATTTAATGCATAAAAACAAAACAGCAGGAATAGAATAACCCTGCTGTTTTTTATTATCAATGAATTGATTTCTTATCTTTCAATCATAATATTCTTAACAAGGGTTTCTTCACCCACTTTCAAAACTCCAACATAGATTCCGTTCTGAAGGGATGAAACATTAACCTTTCTTTCGTTATTGACTTTTAAAAGTGACCTTCCCAAAGAATTGCTGATTTCAAAACTGAAATCCATTCCCTTAAAATCCGGTAAGTCAATATTAATTAGATTATTGGCTGGATTAGGATAGATCTTTACAGCTTCCAGTGAATTTTTTGATGCGGGTCTGCTCATGGTAGTTGATGCTGCTGCAAAATGCTGTAGGGCACCCACGGTTGCTTTTCCGATCTTGTATACGTAAACAGGATCCATATTGGTGAAAGTATCCTTAGAACTGTGAGGATAAGTGCTTCTTATCCTTTCAAAAAATCCGGTAATCACTTCACCTTTCTGTTCGAAAGGAATATAATCCGTATCAGCTGCCGGATCTACGGCAGTCAGAAGAGGTGAGTAGAGTGCAGTACAATTTCTCAGTTGTTGTGTGACAGCTGCAGAAGCTGCATTATTACTGGATACTCCTCCCTGATCTTCATCACAATATACGGTGGTATTATTATTTCCTTTCACGCCGCCTACCTGATCCAGATTGAAAACCAGTTTGATATCCAATTTGCGGACACCTCCCTGATATACTACATTATTCACATAATGGCTGCTTCCTTTTAGCCCTTGTTCTTCCCCGGAAAAATGAATGAACTTTATAGAATATTCAGTAGGAACATTTCTCAGAATTCTTGCGGCTTCCAGTATAATTGAAGTTCCGCTGCCATTATCATTCACTCCCGGGCCATAAATGGTATCGAAATGTCCGCAGATAATAACATATTTGTTAGGATAAAGCGTTCCGGTTTTGGTAATAATTAAATTTTTCGAACTGGTGCTTCCAAAGGTAAAAGGACTTTCTTCTATCTGGCTGGCCGTATAACCGTAAGAAAGATACTTGTTTTTGATCCAGTTCAATGTATTGGTATTCGCTACTGAACCTGTTGTTTTTACCCCTAAATTACTAAACTCCTGAAGATTGGTGGTGATATTGGTTTGGGTAACCATATCTGCTCTGTCTTTGTAAGCCTGAATAAAAGTTTGAGCCGCAATACTCTGCATCATCAATGCTGAGCATAAAAGTGTTGTGAATTTTTTCATATATAATATTATTTGGTGACACGAATGTAGTAAATAAATCACAACGAAGTGTTTAATGTGTTAAAATAAAATAATATTTATTATGAATATCATATTAATTATCGTAATTGCCTTATGAATAGTATAATGCAGTTCTGGCAAAAAAAAGACCTTTGAATAGCTTCAAAAGTCTTTTTTTCGTATTGTATACTGGTTTATCTTTCAATCATCACTTTTCTGACAACCTTTTGATCTCCAATTTTTAAAATTCCGATATAAGCTCCGTTTTCCAGGCCTGAAGCATTAATACTTGTTTCATTGTTTCTCCTGAAAATGGAACGCCCCTGAAAATCTGTTATTTCAAAAGTGAAATTTTTAATTCCGGAGTCCGGAAGTTCAATATTGATAACATCTTTGGCTGGATTTGGATAGATTTTCACACTTTCCAACGTATTTTTTCCGATGGTTTCATTCGTTCCCAACGTACCGGTGGCAACGGCGAAATGCTGCAATGCTCCCACAGAAGCTTTTCCTATCTTGTAAATATAAACAGGATCAGTGTTGGCAAAAGTATCATTCACTGTATGTGGATAGGTACTTCTTATTCTTTCAAAAAAGCCTGTGATCACTTCACCTTTTTGTTCAAAAGGAATATAATCTGTATCAGCAGCCGGATCTACGGCAGTCAGAAGAGGAGAGTAGAGCGCTGTACAGTTTCTCAGTTCCTGAGTTACAGCAGCCGAAGCGGCATTATTGGAAGAAAGTCCGCCCTGATCCTCATCACAGTAAACGGTATTGTTGTTATTTCCCATAACACCACCTACCTGATCCAGATTAAAAACAAGTTTAATATCTAAAATACGAACACCGCTCTGATACGCTACATTGTTTACATAATGTTTACTTCCCAGAAGTCCTTGCTCTTCCCCTGAAAAATGAATGAATTTTATAGAATATTCAGTCGGAACATCTTTCAGAATCCTTGCTGCTTCAAGAATAATAGAAGTGCCGCTTCCGTTATCATTGATTCCTAAGCCGGTAATACTGTCGAAATGTCCGCAGATGATTACATATTTATTGGGATATACCGTACCTGTTTTGGTAATAACCAGGTTTTTAGAATTATAACTTCCTGCAGTGAAAGGATCTTCTGTTATTTGGCTGGCTGTATATCCGTAAGAAAGATACTTGTTTTTGAGCCATGTCAGCGCATTGGCATTAGCTGGTGAACCCGTGGTTTTCACCCCTAGATTAGCAAATTCCTGAAGGTAAGTGGTAATATTGGTTTGATTTACCATATCCGCCCTGTCCTGATAAGCCTGAATGAAACTTTGAGCTCCAATACTTTGCATAGCAACAGAAGCGAATAAAAAAGCAGCGATTTTTTTCATTGTATGAGAGTAATGCTGAATATCCTGAATGCAACAGATGCGGAATATTCGTCAGACATTATTGATTAATGATAATTTTTTTTGTGGTATTTCCCTTATCGGTTGTAACAGTAAAAGTATAAATCCCGTTTGTTAGCCCTGATATATTTATTTTTTCCTGATTTTCAAGGTTTAAAACATTATTTCCTGCCATGTCATTGACTTCAACTTTGAAGTGTTTTACTTTCTCCTGAAATTCCACAGTCACAAGATCTTTAGCTGGATTAGGATAGATCCTGATGGCTTCACCTGATTTTTGCACAGAGCTTTCGTTGGTACTTAACAGGTTACTGGATGTAGAGGCAACAGCAAAATGCTGCAAAGCTCCCACGGCTGCTTTTCCTACGTTGAAAACATAGACGGGATCCAGATTGGCAAAAGTATCACTTACGGTATGCTCATTATTACTTTGGATGGTTTCATAAAACCCGGTAATGGTATATCCTTTTGCTTCAAAAGGCATATAATCTGAGCTGTAAGCGTAAGAAAGATTCGTCTGAAGAGGTGAGTAAAGGGTAGTACAGTTCATCAGTTCCTGTGTTACAGCAGTAGAGGCTGCATTGTTGGAAGACACCCCACCAGTATCTCTTTCGCAGGTAATCGTATTGTTGTTATTTCCAATAAGCCCACCTACCTGGTCAATATTTAAAACCAGTTTTATATCCAGAACCTGACTGCCATTCTGATAAGCTACATTATTTACATAATGGTTACTTCCCACAAGCCCCTGTTCTTCCCCGGAAAAATGAATAAACTTGATAGAATATTCCGTGGGAACATTTTTTAATATTCTTGCTGCTTCAAGAATAATGGAAGTGCCGCTTCCATTGTCACTTACTCCAGGGCCTACAATTGTATCATAATGTCCGCAGATAATAACATATTTGTTAGGGTAGACTGTTCCCGTTTTGGTAATAATTAAATTTTTTGAAGTGCTGCTTCCGTAAGTAAAAGAATCTTCGGACATGTTAGTTGCTGTATATCCGTAGGACAGATATTTGTTTTTAAGCCAGTCAAAAGCATTGTTATTGGCTGTTGTACCAGTTTTTTTAATTCCAAAACCTGCAAATTCCTGAAGGTTTGTACTAATATTGGTTTGGGTAACCATATCTGCTCTGTCCTTATAAGCTTGAATAAAACTTTGTGCACTTATATTCTGCAGTGCAATGGATGTGAGCAAAAAAGCTGCAACTTTTTTCATTTTTTGATACTTTCTTTAGAGATTGCTAATATAGCAATAAATCATCATTTATTGTTAATTATTAACTAGAATAGCGCTTATTTGTTTGATTTATCAATAATAATTTATCTTTTTATTAAATTTATTATTGTGATAGATTAAAATTCGCTAAATAAATGAAATTTAGGTAAATTTTTCTTTATTATTGAATATGTTTAATGATAAATTCATCTTTTGTGAATTCTAACTCATAAAGTTTACTGTTGATATGGCAATTAGAATGGAATTTACCATATAAGAAATTGAAAAGTATATAACAAAAAAATCCCGGGAAAACCCGGGACTTATATTGATAACAAAATCTATTCTACATTATTTTACTTGATCTACAACAGCTTTGAAAGCTTCAGGGTGATTCATTGCTAAATCTGCTAAAACTTTTCTGTTAAGTTCGATGTTGTTCTTTTTAAGAGCTCCCATAAATTGAGAGTAAGACATTCCGTGCTCTCTGGTTCCCGCGTTGATACGAGTGATCCAAAGTGCTCTGAAATTTCTCTTTTTCTCTTTTCTACCACGGTAAGCATATTGCATTGCTTTTTCTACCGCGTTTTTAGCTACAGTCCAAACGTTCTTTCTTCTTCCGAAATAACCTTTAGCGTGCTTAAAAATTTTCTTTCTGCGAGCTCTTGAAGCTACGGCATTTACTGATCTTGGCATAATTTAAATTGTTTTTTTGAAAAGGGCGGCAGTGTTATTGCTCTTATTTGCACCGTTTCAGGGTTAAAATTGTGAATTTGTTTGAATTCTTATAAACCGAATATAGATTTATAAAAACTACTTAATTGCTAATTGACGTTGAACGCTTTTCTCATCCACTTTAGCTACGTAAGAAGTAGACGTAAGATTTCTCTTCTGCTTAGTTTCTTTCTTAGTTAAGATGTGGCTTTTGTAAGCGTTTTTTCTTTTGATCTTACCTGTTCCGGTAAGAGCAAAACGTTTCTTAGCACCTGATTTCGTTTTTAATTTTGGCATTGTTTTGCTTTTTTATTGTTTTTGTTATCAATATCTGTTTTGGCTACTC
Encoded here:
- a CDS encoding M28 family peptidase; translated protein: MKKFTTLLCSALMMQSIAAQTFIQAYKDRADMVTQTNITTNLQEFSNLGVKTTGSVANTNTLNWIKNKYLSYGYTASQIEESPFTFGSTSSKNLIITKTGTLYPNKYVIICGHFDTIYGPGVNDNGSGTSIILEAARILRNVPTEYSIKFIHFSGEEQGLKGSSHYVNNVVYQGGVRKLDIKLVFNLDQVGGVKGNNNTTVYCDEDQGGVSSNNAASAAVTQQLRNCTALYSPLLTAVDPAADTDYIPFEQKGEVITGFFERIRSTYPHSSKDTFTNMDPVYVYKIGKATVGALQHFAAASTTMSRPASKNSLEAVKIYPNPANNLINIDLPDFKGMDFSFEISNSLGRSLLKVNNERKVNVSSLQNGIYVGVLKVGEETLVKNIMIER
- a CDS encoding M28 family peptidase; translation: MKKIAAFLFASVAMQSIGAQSFIQAYQDRADMVNQTNITTYLQEFANLGVKTTGSPANANALTWLKNKYLSYGYTASQITEDPFTAGSYNSKNLVITKTGTVYPNKYVIICGHFDSITGLGINDNGSGTSIILEAARILKDVPTEYSIKFIHFSGEEQGLLGSKHYVNNVAYQSGVRILDIKLVFNLDQVGGVMGNNNNTVYCDEDQGGLSSNNAASAAVTQELRNCTALYSPLLTAVDPAADTDYIPFEQKGEVITGFFERIRSTYPHTVNDTFANTDPVYIYKIGKASVGALQHFAVATGTLGTNETIGKNTLESVKIYPNPAKDVINIELPDSGIKNFTFEITDFQGRSIFRRNNETSINASGLENGAYIGILKIGDQKVVRKVMIER
- a CDS encoding M28 family peptidase — its product is MKKVAAFLLTSIALQNISAQSFIQAYKDRADMVTQTNISTNLQEFAGFGIKKTGTTANNNAFDWLKNKYLSYGYTATNMSEDSFTYGSSTSKNLIITKTGTVYPNKYVIICGHYDTIVGPGVSDNGSGTSIILEAARILKNVPTEYSIKFIHFSGEEQGLVGSNHYVNNVAYQNGSQVLDIKLVLNIDQVGGLIGNNNNTITCERDTGGVSSNNAASTAVTQELMNCTTLYSPLQTNLSYAYSSDYMPFEAKGYTITGFYETIQSNNEHTVSDTFANLDPVYVFNVGKAAVGALQHFAVASTSSNLLSTNESSVQKSGEAIRIYPNPAKDLVTVEFQEKVKHFKVEVNDMAGNNVLNLENQEKINISGLTNGIYTFTVTTDKGNTTKKIIINQ
- the rplT gene encoding 50S ribosomal protein L20; amino-acid sequence: MPRSVNAVASRARRKKIFKHAKGYFGRRKNVWTVAKNAVEKAMQYAYRGRKEKKRNFRALWITRINAGTREHGMSYSQFMGALKKNNIELNRKVLADLAMNHPEAFKAVVDQVK
- the rpmI gene encoding 50S ribosomal protein L35, which produces MPKLKTKSGAKKRFALTGTGKIKRKNAYKSHILTKKETKQKRNLTSTSYVAKVDEKSVQRQLAIK